The following coding sequences are from one Triticum dicoccoides isolate Atlit2015 ecotype Zavitan chromosome 4A, WEW_v2.0, whole genome shotgun sequence window:
- the LOC119290053 gene encoding LRR receptor-like serine/threonine-protein kinase GSO1, which yields MHHSIAIAKLTLLLVTAAVSCGFFVVAHAHAQKNCWPRERDALLALKQGINDTDGVLASWQKLRHDCCRWTGVACSNETGHVTELDIGLSWLFGQISPSLLSLQHLEYLDLSTTSLLGPNGSSVFPDFLSSLHNLRHLDLAGTPYSGRVPARLSNLSNLEYLDLSGTSLHGHAPDFLFSYKNLRHLDLSNTLFSGTLPPQLGKLSKLEYLDLTSTLFSGTLPPQLGNLSNLRHLDLSYMQNIHTADVSWLTHLHFLEYLDMSDINLGTADVFPVANTIPTVKDLILSNCSLPNANEPLKHLNLTRLERLDLNRNYMRHLIDTSWFWNITGITHLNLDETYLYGPFPDALGGMTSLQFLSFAKNGNSATIMVDLKNLCDLELLRLDRSLAFGNITEFLRKLPQCSSNKFLSVYSNHNNMTGMLPDMVGHLTSLQHLSLSNNSITGAIPSGLRNLTSLYGLDLTLNQLTGQIPMLPRSLTRLAISMNSLSGPLPLDFGAPDLTDLNLFSNCLTGHVPRAICELKNLSLLDLSNNLFEGEFPWCSAMPSMEFLILSNNNLSGNFPSWIQNSSQLVFLDLAVNKFYGTLPMWIGELVNLKFLLLNHNMFYGDIPANITNLILLQYFSLASNNISGSIPSSLSRLIAMTLEHPQRGTRWYVQEVINKDILSVVMKRQNMKYDIYRINEMYGIDISLNHLTGGIPDEITSLNGLFTLNLSWNHLSGKIPTNIGDMKSLESLDLSRNNLSGEIPTSLSDLTYLSSLDLSYSNLVGRIPTGRQLDTLYAENPSMYSGNNGLCGPPLKKSCPGNNALEHGDQQRRENGYDPVVFFYFGLTAGFAAGLWVLFFALMFKRAWRNAYFRLFDKLHDNVYVFVVVTWGMITSKTTTS from the coding sequence ATGCACCACTCAATCGCCATTGCCAAGCTCACCTTGCTCCTCGTCACTGCAGCCGTGTCCTGCGGCTTCTTCGTCGTCGCACATGCACATGCGCAGAAGAACTGCTGGCCACGCGAGAGGGACGCGTTGCTGGCCTTGAAGCAGGGCATCAACGACACGGATGGCGTCCTCGCCTCGTGGCAAAAACTGCGCCATGACTGCTGCCGCTGGACGGGCGTCGCCTGCAGCAACGAAACCGGCCATGTCACCGAGCTTGACATCGGTCTCAGCTGGTTGTTCGGCCAGATAAGTCCTTCCTTGCTTTCTCTCCAGCATCTCGAGTACCTGGATCTCAGCACCACCTCCCTACTTGGACCAAACGGCAGCAGTGTATTCCCAGATTTCTTGTCTTCTTTGCACAACTTGAGACATCTCGATCTCGCCGGCACGCCATACTCTGGTAGAGTTCCTGCTCGGCTTTCCAACCTTTCAAATTTGGAGTATCTCGATCTTAGTGGGACATCCCTGCATGGTCATGCTCCAGACTTCTTGTTTTCTTACAAAAACTTGAGACATCTCGATCTCTCCAACACGCTCTTTTCCGGTACACTGCCGCCTCAGCTAGGCAAACTTTCAAAGTTGGAGTATCTCGATCTCACCAGCACGCTCTTTTCCGGTACACTGCCGCCTCAGCTAGGCAATCTTTCAAACTTGCGACACCTTGACCTCAGTTATATGCAAAATATACACACAGCAGATGTCTCATGGTTAACTCATCTGCATTTCCTGGAATATCTTGACATGAGTGACATAAATCTCGGCACCGCCGACGTGTTCCCTGTGGCCAACACAATCCCAACTGTCAAGGACCTCATTCTTAGTAACTGCTCACTTCCAAATGCAAACGAGCCCCTAAAACACCTAAACCTCACAAGACTTGAGCGGCTTGATCTCAACAGAAACTATATGCGCCATCTAATCGATACGAGTTGGTTTTGGAACATAACAGGCATCACACATTTAAACCTTGATGAAACCTATCTCTATGGTCCATTCCCTGACGCACTAGGAGGTATGACGTCCCTCCAATTCCTATCCTTTGCAAAAAACGGCAATTCAGCCACAATTATGGTGGACTTGAAAAATCTCTGTGATTTAGAGCTCCTACGGCTTGATAGAAGTCTCGCGTTTGGGAACATAACAGAGTTTTTAAGGAAACTGCCACAATGCTCGTCCAACAAATTCCTCTCCGTGTATTCGAACCACAACAATATGACAGGAATGCTGCCAGATATGGTTGGGCACTTGACCAGCTTACAACATCTTTCCCTTTCTAACAACAGCATTACTGGAGCTATACCATCGGGGTTAAGGAATCTTACTAGTTTGTATGGCCTCGATCTCACTTTGAACCAGCTAACTGGCCAGATACCAATGTTACCGAGAAGCCTCACTCGATTGGCCATCTCCATGAACTCCTTGTCAGGACCTTTGCCGTTAGATTTTGGAGCTCCAGATCTTACAGACCTAAATCTCTTCTCCAATTGCCTTACTGGTCATGTTCCTAGGGCTATTTGTGAATTGAAAAACCTTAGTTTGTTGGATCTATCCAATAATCTCTTTGAgggagaatttccatggtgttctgCGATGCCAAGCATGGAATTTCTGATCTTAAGTAACAATAACTTGTCTGGAAATTTTCCATCTTGGATTCAGAACAGCTCACAATTAGTTTTCCTTGATCTTGCGGTGAACAAGTTCTATGGAACGTTACCCATGTGGATTGGAGAATTGGTGAACTTGAAATTTTTGCTGCTAAACCATAACATGTTTTATGGGGATATTCCAGCCAACATCACAAATCTTATACTACTTCAGTACTTCAGTTTAGCAAGCAACAATATCTCAGGATCAATTCCATCGTCCTTGTCAAGATTAATAGCAATGACACTAGAACATCCACAGCGTGGGACTCGCTGGTATGTTCAAGAGGTCATAAACAAGGACATTTTGTCTGTGGTGATGAAGCGGCAAAATATGAAGTATGACATATATAGAATTAACGAGATGTACGGCATTGACATTTCACTCAACCACTTAACAGGTGGAATTCCAGATGAGATAACTTCTCTTAATGGATTGTTTACTTTGAATTTATCATGGAATCACCTGAGCGGGAAAATTCCAACGAACATTGGGGATATGAAATCACTAGAATCACTCGACTTATCAAGGAACAACCTTTCCGGTGAAATCCCAACAAGCTTGTCAGATTTGACGTATCTAAGCTCCTTGGACTTGTCATACAGCAATCTTGTAGGAAGAATTCCGACAGGACGTCAACTTGACACCCTCTACGCCGAGAACCCGTCCATGTACAGCGGCAATAATGGTCTTTGTGGGCCTCCTCTTAAAAAGAGTTGCCCAGGCAACAATGCTCTAGAGCATGGTGATCAGCAGAGAAGAGAAAATGGTTATGATCCAGTGGTGTTCTTCTACTTTGGGCTGACGGCTGGCTTTGCGGCGGGACTCTGGGTTCTCTTTTTTGCTCTTATGTTCAAAAGAGCATGGAGGAATGCTTATTTCCGCCTCTTTGACAAGCTACATGACAATGTGTACGTGTTTGTTGTTGTTACTTGGGGCATGATAACCAGTAAGACAACTACAAGTTAA